TGGAGGACTTCGGCCCGGAGGACGTAATCGTCCTTGAGGTCTCGAGTTTCCAGCTGGAGGCCGCGCCCACCGTCCGGCCGCACGTGGCCCTGATCCTGAACATCACCCCGGACCACCTGGACCGCCACGGAAACATGACCGCCTACACCGCGGCCAAAGCGCGGATCTTCGCCAATCAGGGGCCGGATGACTGGACGATCCTGAACGCCGACGACCCGCCGACGGCGGCCCTTGCGGCGTCATCGCCGGGACGGGTCATATTCTTCAGCCGCCGACATAGACTGGAGCTAGGCGTTTTTGTCCATCAGGGCCGGATTGTGGTCAACGGGGGAGGGCCGGAAGGCCCGCAGACCGTCTGCCCGGTGAACGCGCTCCGCATTCCCGGCGCCCATAACCTGGAGAACGCGCTGGCTGCGGTGGGAGCCGCATGGGCGATGGACGTCCCTGTCGAGACCGTAGCCCGGGCCCTGCAAGCCTTTCAAGGAGTGCCGCACCGGCTGGAGTTGGTAGGTGTCGTCTCCGGCGTAAGGTTTATAAACGACTCCAAGGGCACCAACCCCGACGCGTCCATCAAAGCCCTGGAAGCCTTTACGGATCCGATCGTGCTCATCGCCGGGGGGCGTAACAAAGGCAACGACTTTCGGCCCTTCGCCGCCCGCTTCAGGGACAAGGTGCGGGCCCTGGTCGTGCTTGGGGAGGCCGCGGACGAGATCGCCCGCGCCGCGGCCGAAGCCGGGTTGCGGGAGATCAGGTCCGCTCCCGACCTGCCGTCGGCCGTGCGTGCTGCCGCGGAACTGGCGCGGCCCGGGGACATAGTGCTGCTCTCGCCGGCCTGTGCCAGTTGGGACATGTTCAGGAACTACGAGGAGAGGGGCGACCTGTTCCGGCGGGCTGTAACGGAGATGGCGGAAGGCTCGTGAACCGGTAGGGAGGAGGAGACGGGCGGATGCCGCTGGTGCCACCGAAGAAGGGGCCCCCTGATTTTCTGCTCTTTATCACGGTGTTGATGCTCCTGGCGGTCGGCGTGATTATGGTCCTGAGCGCCAGCGAGTATGCCACGCTGGTCAACTACCGGGACAGTTTCTACTTCTTTAAGCGGCAACTGGCCTGGGCATTGCTGGGACTGGGTGCGATGTGGTTCACAATGCGGGTGGACTACTGGAAGTGGCGCCAGTGGGCCGGGTGGCTCATTATCGGGTCTTTCGTCCTACTGATCCTCGTGCTTATTCCGGGAATAGGCGTCGAGGCCTACGGCGCGCGGCGGTGGCTGGGTTTCGGCTCATTCACCGTCCAGCCCTCGGAGCTGGCCAAGTTCTGCGTCATCATCTTCTGCGCCTTCGGCCTGGCGCGGCAGAGACACTACATCGCGAATTTCCGCCGCGGCGTCCTGCCCTTCCTGGCCGTGGGCGGGCTGGCGTCCCTGCTGATCGTGGTGCAGCCGGACCTTGGTACGGCGATCACCATGGCCGGGACGGTGTTCATCATGCTTTTCGCCGCCGGTGCCTCCTTGCGTGCCCTGGGCGGCCTGGCGGGACTTGGTGTAGCCGGAATCGCGCTGGCGATCTACCTGGAACCGTACCGCATGCGGCGGCTCACCTCGTTCCTGGACCCCTGGAAGGACGCCCAGGATACCGGTTTCCAGATCATCCAGTCCCTTTACGCCCTGGGGTCCGGGGGCCTTTTCGGCGCGGGCCTGGGGCAGGGCAAACAGAAGTTCCTTTACCTGCCGGCGCAGCATACGGATTTCATCTTCGCCGTCATCGGGGAGGAACTGGGTTTTGTCGGGTGTTCCCTGGTCATTATTCTCTTCGCGCTCTTTGTCTGGCGCGGGCTGCGCGTCGCGGTGGCCGCTCCCGACGCCTTCTCCAGCCTGCTGGCGACGGGCGTGACGGCCGGCATCGCCCTGCAGGCCATCATCAACATCGGCGTGGTTACGGGAAGTATGCCGGTCACCGGCATTACCTTGCCGTTCATCAGTTTCGGTGGGACTTCGTTGCTGTTCACAATGGCGGGGGTAGGAGTCCTGCTGAACATCTCGAAGTATGCCCAGGCCAGGTAGGATGCTAACGAAGGGTGGAAATTCCCGTTGCGCGTGATCATCGCCGGAGGCGGCACAGGGGGTCACATCTACCCGGCCCTGGCCATTGCGGGGGGCCTCAGACAGCGCCATCCGGAGGCCGAGATCCTCTACGTCGGCACGAGCCGCGGAATGGAAGCCGATCTCGTGCCGCGCGCCGGGTTTCCATTCACCACCATCCCGGTGGCCGGGCTGAAACGCCGGCTCTCGCCGTCCAACATCATGGCCTTGTGGCAGGCGGGACAGGGGTTCCTGGCCTCACGGGCCATACTGCGCGATTTCGCGCCGCAGGTGGTGGTAGGCACGGGGGGTTACGTTTGCGGGCCGGTCATTCTCGCGGCGGCCCTCTCCCGGGTCCCCACTCTGATCCATGAGCAGAACGCCCTGCCGGGCCTGACCAACCGCCTGCTCTCCCGCTTCGCCACGAAGACGGCCCTGACCTTCATCGAGGCCCGCCGCCACCTCCCGCCGGGGGCGCGGGTCATCCTCACCGGGCTGCCGGTACGGCCGGAGATCCTGGGGGCGCGGCGGGACGAGGCGCGTGCCGCTCTGGGCGCGGCGGCGGGGGAGTTCGTGCTCGTCTCCTTCGGGGGGAGCCTCGGCGCGCAGAGTATCAACAGCGCCTACCGGGATGTAGTGCGCGCGTTTGCGGGGCGAAAGGGTTTTCGCCTGTTTCATGCCACCGGGGAACAGGGCTATTCGGCTTTCATTGAAGACCTGCACGCGACGGGGCTGGACCCGGACTCGTTGCCGAACGTGACCGTCGCCCCCTACTTCCATGCCATCGCAGGGCTCCTGGCGGCCGCCGACCTCGTAATCTGCCGCGCGGGGGCTTCTACGATCGCCGAGCTTACGGTGCTGGGACTACCCAGCATCTTGATTCCGTATCCTTACGCCACGGGCAACCATCAGGAATACAATGCCCGGGCCCTGGAACGGCGGGGAGCGGCCGTCGTGATCCGGGACGCCGATCTGGATGGGGCGGCGCTGGTATCGATGATCACCTCCCTGGCGCGGGCCGACGAGGAACGGCGGGCGGCCATGGCCGCCGCCGCCCGTGCGCTGGGCAAACCGCGGGCGTTGGAAAACCTTCTCGACGCCATCGACCGCCTGGCCCGATCCTCCCGGGACAAGGGTCGTGGTTGTCAGTAGATCGGCTTGGGCGTTATACTTATACCGGTTCATAAGCATTGGGCACGGATGGACAAGTCCCGTCACCCTTTGCCACGGGCCCTGCATAGTATGACAGCACAGGAGCAGGCCCCCGATCAGGAAGGAGAGAGGTCAGTGCCATTGATTCCCCAGCGCGTGCATTTTGTCGGTATCGGTGGGGTGGGGATGAGTGCCATCGCCAGGGTCCTCCTGGACTTTGGAACGAAGGTCAGCGGCTCGGACCTGAAGAAGTCTCCGACTACGGATCGCCTGCAGGCTCTGGGGGCCCGGGTTTATTACGGGCACGCTCCGGAAAACCTCGGTGAGGCTGAACTGGTGGTGATCTCCGCTGCCGTACGGCCTGACAACCCCGAGGTGGTAGCCGCGCGGCGAAGAGGCCTGCCCGTGGTGCCGCGGGCCGAGATGCTGGCCCGCCTGATGCGTCGGCAGAGGGGCATCGCCATCGCCGGGGCCCACGGGAAGACGACCACCACGGCGATGGTGGCCCATCTCCTTTTACGCACCGGCTTTGACCCTACGATCCTTATCGGGGGCGACTCCAGGGACCTCGGGGAGAACGCCCGTACGGGACGGGGTGAGTATCTGGTCGCCGAGGCTGACGAGTCCGACGGCTCCTTTCTGCTGCTGAACCCCGAAATCATCGTCGTCACCAACGTCGAGAACGACCACCTGGATTATTACCAGACCGTCGAGAACATCGAGCGAACCTTCAGCGCCTTCATCGGACGAGTGCCGTCACACGGACTGGCCGTCCTGTGCCACGACGACCCGTTCCTGCGCCGCCTGGCGCTGGAACTGAGGGTTCCCGTCCTGACCTATGGCACCAGCCCCGATGCCGACTACGTCCTCGCCGCTCCGCGGGTGAACGGGGTGGGGACATGGGCGGAAGTCTACTACGGTGCCCGGCACTTGGGGCGCCTGGAGCTTCTGGTACCGGGCATGCATAACCTGAAGAACGCCCTGGCGGCTACCGCCGTGGGGCTTCATCTGGGCCTGGAGTTTGCCGAGATCGCGCAGGTATTGGCCTCTTTCCATGGGGTCAAGCGCCGCTTTGAGTTGATCGGCGAAGCGCAGGGGGTACGCATCGTGGACGATTACGCCCACCATCCGACCGAAATCGCCGCCACCCTGGCGGCGGCCCGCCATGCCGTGGGGGGGGGACGGGTGATAGCCGTCTTCCAGCCCCACCGCTACAGCAGGACGCTTTTCCTGCACGAGGACTTCGGGCGGGCCTTCGGCGCCGCCGACCTCGTCTTCCTGAACGGGATCTACGGTGCGGGCGAGGCCCCGATCAAGGGCGTTTCGGCCGCCATGATCGCCGATGCCGTCGGACGGCATCGTGACGCCGTCCCTCCGCTTTACGAATCGCGCGAGGAACTGGTCGAGAAAGTGGCGGGCGTGGTGCGCAAGGGGGATCTGGTCCTGACGATGGGCGCGGGTGATATCTGGAAGGCCGGCGTGGCGCTATTGGAAAAGCTGGGGGGGAAAAGGTGAAGGATCTGGCGGCGTACCTCGCCCGGCGCCTGTCCGGCGAGGTGCGCGTTGATGAGCCGATGGCCCGCC
The sequence above is a segment of the Thermoanaerobacterales bacterium genome. Coding sequences within it:
- the murD gene encoding UDP-N-acetylmuramoyl-L-alanine--D-glutamate ligase — encoded protein: MQLEGRRVLVVGAGKSGLAAANLLARKGARATLSDAKGADELGGRLSGLDDRVTLALGSYPDVTREAWDLVVVSPGVPANIPLLAQAYAAGVEVIGEMELAWRFARAPMVAVTGTNGKTTTTALVGEIFRTAGRRTLVAGNIGTPLSAAVEDFGPEDVIVLEVSSFQLEAAPTVRPHVALILNITPDHLDRHGNMTAYTAAKARIFANQGPDDWTILNADDPPTAALAASSPGRVIFFSRRHRLELGVFVHQGRIVVNGGGPEGPQTVCPVNALRIPGAHNLENALAAVGAAWAMDVPVETVARALQAFQGVPHRLELVGVVSGVRFINDSKGTNPDASIKALEAFTDPIVLIAGGRNKGNDFRPFAARFRDKVRALVVLGEAADEIARAAAEAGLREIRSAPDLPSAVRAAAELARPGDIVLLSPACASWDMFRNYEERGDLFRRAVTEMAEGS
- the spoVE gene encoding stage V sporulation protein E, which codes for MPLVPPKKGPPDFLLFITVLMLLAVGVIMVLSASEYATLVNYRDSFYFFKRQLAWALLGLGAMWFTMRVDYWKWRQWAGWLIIGSFVLLILVLIPGIGVEAYGARRWLGFGSFTVQPSELAKFCVIIFCAFGLARQRHYIANFRRGVLPFLAVGGLASLLIVVQPDLGTAITMAGTVFIMLFAAGASLRALGGLAGLGVAGIALAIYLEPYRMRRLTSFLDPWKDAQDTGFQIIQSLYALGSGGLFGAGLGQGKQKFLYLPAQHTDFIFAVIGEELGFVGCSLVIILFALFVWRGLRVAVAAPDAFSSLLATGVTAGIALQAIINIGVVTGSMPVTGITLPFISFGGTSLLFTMAGVGVLLNISKYAQAR
- the murG gene encoding undecaprenyldiphospho-muramoylpentapeptide beta-N-acetylglucosaminyltransferase, with protein sequence MIIAGGGTGGHIYPALAIAGGLRQRHPEAEILYVGTSRGMEADLVPRAGFPFTTIPVAGLKRRLSPSNIMALWQAGQGFLASRAILRDFAPQVVVGTGGYVCGPVILAAALSRVPTLIHEQNALPGLTNRLLSRFATKTALTFIEARRHLPPGARVILTGLPVRPEILGARRDEARAALGAAAGEFVLVSFGGSLGAQSINSAYRDVVRAFAGRKGFRLFHATGEQGYSAFIEDLHATGLDPDSLPNVTVAPYFHAIAGLLAAADLVICRAGASTIAELTVLGLPSILIPYPYATGNHQEYNARALERRGAAVVIRDADLDGAALVSMITSLARADEERRAAMAAAARALGKPRALENLLDAIDRLARSSRDKGRGCQ
- the murC gene encoding UDP-N-acetylmuramate--L-alanine ligase produces the protein MPLIPQRVHFVGIGGVGMSAIARVLLDFGTKVSGSDLKKSPTTDRLQALGARVYYGHAPENLGEAELVVISAAVRPDNPEVVAARRRGLPVVPRAEMLARLMRRQRGIAIAGAHGKTTTTAMVAHLLLRTGFDPTILIGGDSRDLGENARTGRGEYLVAEADESDGSFLLLNPEIIVVTNVENDHLDYYQTVENIERTFSAFIGRVPSHGLAVLCHDDPFLRRLALELRVPVLTYGTSPDADYVLAAPRVNGVGTWAEVYYGARHLGRLELLVPGMHNLKNALAATAVGLHLGLEFAEIAQVLASFHGVKRRFELIGEAQGVRIVDDYAHHPTEIAATLAAARHAVGGGRVIAVFQPHRYSRTLFLHEDFGRAFGAADLVFLNGIYGAGEAPIKGVSAAMIADAVGRHRDAVPPLYESREELVEKVAGVVRKGDLVLTMGAGDIWKAGVALLEKLGGKR